One Acetobacter ghanensis DNA window includes the following coding sequences:
- a CDS encoding aminotransferase class IV, translating to MTFVWLDGAVCAQDEARISPADRGFTLGDGLFETMRAVDGQIVNLPRHMARLEAGGKVLDLPLPTADTVRDAAQSLLTVCGLDDAVLRLSVARGQGPRGVLPPTHAHPTVLLTAVPGAFSVSHVKVVTSRLIRRDEQSPLSYIKSLNYLPGILARQEAQRAGAQDALLLNTQGRVAESTISNLLVATQNGVVTPPVADGALAGTARQILLERNLVREATLSPADLHEARGVWLVNSLSLRVVQMLDGHELPEDAPTTSLLERGLRQIE from the coding sequence ATGACGTTTGTCTGGCTTGATGGTGCAGTCTGCGCGCAGGATGAGGCCCGCATAAGTCCGGCGGATAGAGGGTTTACGCTAGGGGATGGGCTGTTTGAGACCATGCGCGCGGTGGATGGGCAGATAGTCAATCTGCCACGGCATATGGCGCGGCTGGAGGCTGGCGGAAAGGTGTTGGACCTGCCCTTGCCAACAGCGGACACAGTGCGCGATGCGGCGCAGTCCCTGCTGACCGTCTGTGGGCTGGACGATGCCGTGTTGCGGTTAAGCGTGGCGCGGGGGCAGGGGCCACGGGGGGTGTTGCCGCCCACCCATGCTCACCCCACCGTGTTGTTGACGGCAGTGCCGGGGGCGTTTTCGGTCTCTCATGTAAAAGTTGTCACCAGCCGTCTGATCCGGCGGGATGAGCAATCCCCCCTATCTTACATCAAAAGCCTGAATTACCTGCCCGGTATTCTGGCTCGGCAGGAGGCGCAGCGTGCCGGGGCGCAGGATGCGCTTTTGCTCAATACACAGGGGCGGGTGGCGGAAAGCACCATTAGTAATCTGCTGGTTGCAACGCAAAATGGTGTGGTGACGCCCCCAGTGGCGGATGGTGCTCTGGCAGGCACCGCCCGCCAGATCTTGCTGGAGCGGAACCTTGTGCGTGAGGCAACGCTCAGCCCGGCCGACCTGCATGAGGCGCGTGGGGTGTGGCTCGTCAATTCACTCTCGCTCAGAGTGGTGCAGATGCTGGATGGGCACGAACTGCCGGAGGATGCACCGACAACCAGTCTGCTGGAGCGTGGTTTGCGGCAGATTGAATAG
- the recO gene encoding DNA repair protein RecO has protein sequence MEREAPALVVFAGPQGETGARVHMLTEDDGLVRALAYGGASRAGRALWQPGNVVKARFVQRNDSAPRRVSGEVLYGCAARILSMPLALAMMQSACVLADATLPEGEPCPSFFGATVKLLSFIGYDPDVAEQTGLPNYIEWELALLNVLGFGLDLSACAVTGQTHGLAYVSPRTGRAVSEEGAGEWKDRLLPLPAFLCDPTQASGWKDWLNGLRLSGYFLARDAFGQRHLPLPAARQRLLARVEKLVAEQNSA, from the coding sequence CTGGAAAGGGAGGCTCCCGCCCTTGTTGTTTTTGCGGGTCCGCAGGGTGAGACGGGTGCGCGCGTCCATATGCTGACCGAGGACGACGGGCTTGTACGGGCGTTGGCCTATGGCGGTGCCAGCCGGGCAGGTCGGGCGCTATGGCAGCCGGGCAATGTGGTGAAGGCCCGTTTTGTGCAGCGGAATGACAGCGCGCCCCGCCGTGTGTCGGGCGAGGTGCTGTATGGATGTGCCGCCCGTATTCTGAGTATGCCGCTGGCTTTGGCCATGATGCAGTCTGCCTGTGTGCTGGCAGATGCCACCTTGCCGGAAGGTGAGCCATGCCCGTCTTTTTTTGGCGCAACCGTCAAACTTCTCTCCTTTATTGGGTATGACCCGGACGTTGCGGAGCAGACGGGGCTTCCCAATTATATTGAGTGGGAACTGGCCCTGCTGAACGTGCTCGGTTTTGGGCTTGATCTGAGCGCATGTGCCGTAACCGGGCAGACGCATGGGCTTGCCTATGTCTCCCCCCGTACAGGACGTGCGGTGAGTGAGGAGGGGGCGGGGGAATGGAAGGACCGGCTGTTGCCATTGCCAGCCTTCCTATGTGACCCCACACAGGCCAGCGGTTGGAAGGACTGGTTGAATGGCCTCCGGCTGAGTGGGTATTTTCTGGCGCGAGATGCGTTTGGGCAGAGGCATTTGCCCTTACCTGCTGCCCGGCAAAGGCTTCTGGCCCGTGTGGAAAAGCTGGTGGCAGAGCAGAACTCGGCATGA
- the tsf gene encoding translation elongation factor Ts, whose product MAEITAALVKELREKTGAGMMDCKKALNEAQGDIEAAVDWLRTKGLAAAAKKSGRVAAEGLVAVASGDKAAAMVEVNAETDFVARNEAFQNFVESVAKVALKVGDDLEAIKAATLETGRTVADELTHLIATIGENMTLRRARVFTVPSGVVATYVHGALRPGLGKIGVLAAIEAPTADEAIEQLGRQVGMHVAATRPSALDVNSLNQDEVERERAVLIEQARASGKPEAIIEKMIEGRIRKFYEEVVLLEQVWVHDGESRVKDVVKKAGVTLAGFDRFHLGEGIEKEADDFAAEVAKVSGV is encoded by the coding sequence ATGGCGGAAATTACCGCTGCACTGGTCAAGGAACTGCGCGAAAAAACCGGCGCAGGCATGATGGATTGCAAAAAGGCGCTGAACGAAGCGCAGGGTGATATTGAAGCCGCCGTTGACTGGCTGCGCACCAAGGGCCTTGCTGCTGCTGCCAAAAAGTCTGGCCGTGTGGCTGCCGAAGGTCTGGTTGCCGTTGCTTCTGGCGACAAGGCTGCCGCCATGGTGGAAGTTAACGCCGAAACCGACTTTGTTGCCCGTAACGAAGCCTTCCAGAACTTTGTGGAATCCGTTGCCAAAGTTGCGCTCAAGGTTGGTGATGATCTGGAAGCCATTAAGGCTGCCACGCTGGAAACAGGTCGTACCGTTGCTGACGAACTGACCCACCTGATCGCAACCATTGGCGAAAACATGACCCTGCGTCGTGCACGCGTGTTCACTGTGCCGTCTGGCGTGGTGGCAACGTATGTTCATGGTGCGCTGCGTCCGGGTCTGGGCAAGATTGGCGTTCTGGCAGCTATTGAAGCGCCGACGGCAGACGAAGCCATTGAACAGCTTGGCCGTCAGGTTGGTATGCACGTTGCTGCAACCCGTCCGTCCGCTCTGGATGTGAACAGCCTGAACCAGGATGAAGTCGAGCGTGAACGCGCTGTTCTGATTGAACAGGCCCGTGCATCCGGCAAGCCCGAAGCCATCATCGAAAAGATGATCGAAGGCCGTATCCGCAAGTTCTACGAAGAAGTGGTTCTGCTGGAACAGGTCTGGGTGCATGACGGTGAAAGCCGCGTGAAGGATGTTGTCAAAAAAGCAGGCGTCACGCTGGCTGGTTTTGACCGCTTCCATCTGGGCGAAGGCATTGAAAAGGAAGCCGATGACTTTGCCGCGGAAGTGGCCAAGGTTTCCGGCGTCTAA
- the panC gene encoding pantoate--beta-alanine ligase, which translates to MRIIRSRTELAEQVAQWRKAGETIGTVPTMGSLHNGHLTLVNALDGKATRRIVTIFVNPIQFNNAADFQLYPRGLEADAALLEATGKVDVLYAPDETEMYPQGFSTRIMVSGLDSMLCGADRPGHFDGVATVVTKLLLQTGADVAAFGEKDYQQLCLIRRLVRDLDLPVSITPVPTVREADGLALSSRNRRLTPQQREQAVHLPEALKTCLANMQSGKTVADCLKICRESLKNHGFNVHYLELRTGDTLQETHTPTSGARLFVAASLGDIRLIDNMPVV; encoded by the coding sequence ATGCGGATTATCAGATCCAGAACAGAACTGGCCGAACAGGTCGCCCAATGGCGCAAGGCGGGCGAAACCATTGGTACAGTGCCCACCATGGGTTCGCTCCACAATGGCCACCTTACTCTTGTCAACGCGCTGGACGGCAAGGCCACACGCCGAATTGTGACCATTTTTGTCAACCCGATCCAGTTCAACAATGCAGCAGACTTTCAGCTTTACCCGCGTGGGTTGGAAGCCGATGCCGCCCTGCTGGAAGCCACTGGCAAGGTTGATGTGCTGTATGCCCCTGATGAGACGGAAATGTACCCGCAGGGCTTTTCAACACGCATCATGGTTTCTGGCCTGGATAGCATGTTGTGCGGAGCAGACCGGCCCGGCCATTTTGATGGCGTTGCAACCGTGGTAACCAAGCTCCTGCTTCAGACCGGGGCAGACGTTGCCGCCTTTGGCGAGAAAGATTACCAGCAGCTCTGCCTGATCCGCCGCCTTGTGCGCGACCTTGACCTGCCGGTGAGCATCACGCCCGTACCGACCGTGCGCGAGGCTGATGGTTTAGCCCTTTCCTCCCGCAATCGCAGGCTGACACCGCAACAGCGCGAACAGGCCGTTCACCTGCCAGAAGCCCTTAAAACATGCCTTGCTAACATGCAGAGTGGCAAAACAGTTGCAGACTGTCTGAAAATTTGCCGCGAGAGCCTGAAAAACCACGGCTTTAACGTGCATTATCTCGAATTACGCACTGGCGATACGTTACAGGAAACCCATACCCCAACATCTGGCGCACGCCTGTTTGTTGCCGCAAGCTTGGGGGACATACGCCTGATAGACAACATGCCAGTTGTGTAA
- a CDS encoding anthranilate synthase component I family protein translates to MAWTHALAWREPDTVLAMWGHAPWCAFLDSGGTLDGRNRWRIFCQKPRHILHVFANRAELDGVPVALGTPEQTLGLLRKTLQGFAQALPEGDVPFCGGWVGLASYAFGLKVQAIPSRHADDHEPIFAAAFYDHAYVWDREKRCVVLAGLDGEGINSQQVQERALTAWSALPQDEQPMPAVKPFRLQADQPRSGYCDSVACAKNYIAQGDIFQVNITCQHSANLPAGVGAASLYRRLRQVAPAPFGAYLSCGEDFSLLSCSPERFLQVDCNGHIATRPIKGTAPRGRTEGEDLSLAQQLAQDEKERAENLMIVDLMRHDIGQVARIGSVNVPELWAVERFAHVHHLVSEVRGHLLPGKDVFDLLLAALPPGSVTGAPKHRAMEIIDALEVAPRGAYCGTVFCIGVDGRMDSSVVIRSFVAHAGQLQLGTGGVLPFCLTLAGSMRKCGLN, encoded by the coding sequence GTGGCGTGGACGCACGCACTTGCATGGCGGGAGCCGGATACGGTTCTGGCAATGTGGGGGCACGCGCCGTGGTGTGCTTTTCTGGATAGCGGTGGGACGCTGGACGGGCGCAACCGGTGGCGGATATTCTGCCAAAAACCACGGCATATCCTACATGTTTTTGCAAACAGGGCGGAGCTTGATGGTGTGCCTGTTGCATTGGGTACACCAGAGCAGACATTGGGCCTCCTGCGCAAAACACTACAGGGGTTTGCACAAGCGTTGCCAGAAGGCGATGTGCCATTTTGCGGTGGTTGGGTCGGGTTGGCCAGTTACGCATTTGGCTTAAAGGTGCAGGCTATTCCTTCTCGCCATGCAGATGATCACGAGCCTATATTCGCTGCGGCTTTTTATGACCACGCCTATGTGTGGGACCGTGAAAAGCGGTGTGTTGTTCTGGCTGGTCTGGATGGGGAGGGAATAAACTCCCAGCAGGTGCAGGAGAGAGCGCTGACGGCATGGTCCGCCCTACCGCAGGATGAGCAACCCATGCCTGCTGTAAAGCCATTCCGCCTGCAAGCAGACCAGCCCCGATCTGGTTATTGCGATTCTGTTGCGTGTGCGAAAAACTATATAGCACAGGGCGATATTTTTCAGGTGAACATCACCTGTCAGCATAGTGCAAATTTGCCCGCAGGCGTTGGGGCTGCGAGCTTGTACCGTAGACTGCGGCAGGTCGCACCTGCTCCGTTTGGGGCATATTTATCTTGCGGGGAGGATTTTTCTCTTCTTTCCTGTTCACCTGAGCGTTTTTTGCAGGTGGACTGCAATGGGCACATCGCAACGCGCCCCATAAAAGGCACAGCCCCGCGAGGCAGGACCGAGGGCGAGGACCTGTCTCTAGCGCAGCAACTGGCTCAGGACGAAAAAGAACGCGCCGAAAATCTGATGATTGTGGACCTCATGCGCCATGACATTGGGCAGGTTGCCCGTATTGGCAGCGTTAATGTGCCGGAATTGTGGGCGGTGGAGCGGTTTGCACACGTGCATCACCTTGTTTCCGAGGTGCGGGGGCACCTGCTGCCGGGTAAAGATGTGTTCGATCTGCTGCTGGCGGCTTTGCCGCCCGGTTCGGTAACTGGCGCGCCTAAACACCGGGCTATGGAGATTATTGACGCACTGGAAGTCGCGCCCCGCGGAGCATACTGCGGGACCGTTTTCTGTATTGGTGTGGATGGGCGGATGGATAGCTCGGTCGTTATTCGCAGTTTTGTCGCTCACGCGGGGCAACTGCAGTTGGGTACGGGGGGGGTATTACCATTCTGTCTGACCCTGGCAGGGAGTATGAGGAAATGCGGCTTAAATTAG
- a CDS encoding aromatic ring-hydroxylating oxygenase subunit alpha encodes MQQATTATEQPTDGANAPRYDLRQIDVDPNFWYPVAWSRKVRPGKAFAARFAGHPIALIRPEYGPVYALEDRCAHRQVPLSKGVVDDKGCVKCCYHGWAFDQQGKCVTVPYLNKEGVGRPVKAYPCREKSGLIFIFPGDPDLADKVPVPDIAQVGNPEYKTRQFSPRLKCHYTFMHENLMDMNHQFLHRRQMGSITARFLGQDKGDNFMEARYSFARKGGNQPLAEALIFGKHHDDGREQPVEEVVSIRTTYPYQTLQIHDKDGDLIMDLWACYLPLGETQQVTQAFGLLSVKKPKWTFLLDVAWPVLGLFTHRIFEEDREIVEMEQNAWRELGGDHNVEVFPVVKSLRDLLARSGVPNRYAQPIK; translated from the coding sequence ATGCAACAGGCAACAACAGCTACGGAGCAGCCGACGGATGGGGCTAATGCCCCCCGTTATGATCTGAGGCAGATCGATGTTGACCCCAACTTCTGGTACCCTGTGGCATGGTCCAGAAAGGTGCGTCCGGGCAAAGCATTTGCCGCGCGCTTTGCAGGCCACCCCATTGCGCTGATACGCCCTGAATATGGCCCGGTTTACGCGCTGGAAGACCGTTGCGCCCACCGTCAGGTCCCGCTGAGCAAAGGCGTTGTGGACGATAAAGGGTGCGTAAAGTGCTGTTATCATGGCTGGGCGTTCGACCAGCAGGGCAAATGTGTAACCGTGCCCTACCTGAACAAGGAAGGCGTTGGCCGCCCGGTTAAGGCCTATCCCTGCCGTGAAAAAAGCGGCCTGATCTTTATCTTCCCCGGTGACCCGGATCTGGCCGACAAGGTGCCCGTGCCCGACATCGCACAGGTGGGGAACCCCGAATACAAGACCCGCCAGTTCAGCCCGCGCCTGAAGTGCCATTACACGTTCATGCATGAGAACCTGATGGACATGAACCATCAGTTCCTGCACCGCCGCCAGATGGGGTCCATCACCGCCCGTTTTCTGGGGCAGGACAAGGGCGACAACTTTATGGAAGCGCGCTACAGCTTTGCCCGTAAGGGCGGCAACCAGCCGCTGGCCGAAGCCCTGATTTTTGGCAAACATCATGATGATGGCCGCGAGCAGCCGGTAGAAGAAGTGGTGTCCATCCGCACCACGTATCCGTACCAGACACTCCAGATTCACGATAAGGATGGCGATCTGATTATGGACTTGTGGGCCTGCTACCTGCCGTTGGGGGAAACTCAGCAGGTCACTCAGGCGTTTGGTCTTCTGTCCGTTAAAAAGCCCAAATGGACCTTCCTGCTGGATGTTGCATGGCCGGTTCTGGGTCTGTTCACACATCGCATCTTTGAAGAAGACCGCGAAATTGTGGAAATGGAACAGAACGCATGGCGTGAGCTGGGCGGGGACCACAATGTGGAAGTGTTCCCTGTTGTTAAAAGCCTGCGCGACCTGCTGGCCCGCAGCGGGGTGCCCAACCGCTACGCGCAACCGATCAAGTAG
- the dnaE gene encoding DNA polymerase III subunit alpha, which produces MSYADFVHLRVHSAYSLSQGAIRVPEIVSLAQEMRMPAVAIADSGNLFGALEFSQYCTKSGIQPIIGSQIGLPARSDKPGAPAEPVVLLAQNEVGLANLQFLSSEGFKTSDPSDPFVSLDVLCERAEGLLLLTGGSRGPVFQMLAEGQKDEATRWLAQMQEAFGDRLIVELHRHGLAMEKAVEPGVLALADQFGLPLVATNECFFPKPEMYEAHDALVCIAQGRTMAEKDRFRVTPEHWFKPPEMMRALFADLPDACDNTLEIARRCAIKVETRKPLLPVCPKVREGATEDQTLRAMAWEGLERRMSTMTLDEATQTRYRERLTFELDIISKMGFPGYFMIVADFIQWAKAHDIPVGPGRGSGAGSLAAWALTITDIDPIPFNLLFERFLNPERVSMPDFDIDFCQDRRDEVIAYVRREYGADRVAQIITFGKLQARAAVRDVGRVLGLPYGMVNRVAELIPNNPAKPVTLKEAIAGEPKLQEMRDNDEALRRLLEIAQQLEGLFRHASTHAAGVVIGDRPLVELVPLYRDPKSDTLVTQYNMKFVEQAGLVKFDFLGLTTLTILKRGVDFIRKMGQEVDLATIPLNDGPTYDMLSRGDTAGVFQFEGAGMRDVLKQMRPTRLEDLIAAVALYRPGPMANIPDYCRRKHGEAWEPPHEEIRDILEETYGIMVYQEQVMQIAQKMAGYSLGGADLLRRAMGKKIRAEMDHQREIFTKGATGRGIDHDKAVEVFDLMAKFADYGFNKSHAAAYAFVSYQTAWMKANHPVAFLAACMSLARERTEKLAALRQEAERMGIAVLPPDINRSEADFSVEVMPDGKYGIRYALAAIKKVGFSAMEALVATRGDKPFTDLADFATRIDPKHINRMQVENLAKAGAFECLDKNRARVFHSADALLRRAHSQAQEAASGQIGLFGGGGEKEPLRLADGPDWPEFEKLAMEAEAIGFHMTAHPLDSYGPVLRKLGVVRSSQLLAAAEAGVGRVKIAGCVVDRKERPTRTGNKMAWVRLSDATGGCEVTVFSEVLGRVRESLVAGRAVLVTAELKLEGEAMRITASDIVELEQAAAQGQSEMRIWLEKEDALPALQTVLSEQKGGAGRIVLLPGVAESCDVEIRLRGGYKVTPLLGQKLRTLVGISRVEQV; this is translated from the coding sequence ATGTCCTACGCTGATTTTGTTCATCTTCGTGTGCACTCTGCCTATTCGCTCAGTCAGGGTGCTATCCGGGTGCCGGAAATTGTCTCTCTGGCGCAGGAAATGCGGATGCCTGCCGTGGCTATTGCCGATTCGGGTAATCTGTTCGGTGCGCTTGAATTTTCGCAGTACTGCACAAAAAGTGGCATCCAGCCCATTATTGGCAGCCAGATTGGCCTGCCCGCCCGGAGTGACAAGCCCGGAGCACCGGCCGAACCGGTCGTTCTTCTGGCGCAGAATGAGGTAGGGCTGGCTAACCTTCAGTTCCTTTCATCCGAAGGGTTCAAGACATCCGACCCCTCGGACCCGTTTGTTAGTCTGGATGTATTGTGCGAGCGGGCGGAGGGGCTGCTGCTGCTGACCGGCGGTTCGCGCGGTCCGGTTTTTCAGATGCTGGCGGAAGGGCAGAAGGATGAGGCCACGCGCTGGCTGGCCCAGATGCAGGAGGCCTTTGGCGACCGGCTGATTGTGGAGTTGCATCGCCACGGTCTGGCGATGGAAAAAGCCGTGGAACCGGGTGTGCTGGCGCTGGCCGACCAGTTTGGCCTTCCCCTTGTTGCAACCAACGAATGTTTTTTCCCCAAGCCCGAAATGTACGAGGCGCATGATGCGCTGGTCTGTATTGCTCAGGGCCGTACAATGGCGGAAAAAGACCGTTTTCGCGTTACCCCGGAGCATTGGTTTAAACCGCCGGAAATGATGCGCGCCTTGTTCGCGGATCTGCCCGATGCGTGTGACAATACGCTCGAAATTGCTCGCCGCTGCGCCATTAAGGTGGAAACGCGCAAACCCCTGCTGCCCGTCTGCCCCAAAGTGCGTGAGGGCGCGACGGAGGACCAGACCCTGCGCGCCATGGCGTGGGAAGGGCTGGAGCGCCGTATGTCCACCATGACACTGGATGAGGCAACGCAGACGCGTTACCGCGAGCGGCTGACATTCGAACTGGATATTATCTCCAAAATGGGGTTCCCCGGCTACTTCATGATCGTGGCCGACTTTATCCAGTGGGCCAAGGCGCATGATATTCCCGTGGGGCCGGGGCGTGGTTCGGGTGCAGGCTCGCTGGCCGCATGGGCGCTGACCATCACGGACATTGACCCCATTCCCTTCAACCTGCTGTTCGAACGGTTCCTGAACCCCGAACGCGTGTCCATGCCTGACTTTGATATCGACTTCTGTCAGGACCGGCGAGACGAGGTTATTGCTTATGTGCGGCGTGAATACGGGGCAGACCGTGTGGCGCAGATTATTACCTTTGGTAAGTTGCAGGCCCGTGCCGCCGTGCGCGACGTGGGGCGTGTGCTGGGCTTGCCTTACGGTATGGTCAACCGTGTGGCCGAGCTTATTCCCAATAACCCTGCCAAGCCTGTAACACTTAAGGAAGCCATAGCAGGCGAACCTAAATTGCAGGAAATGCGCGATAACGACGAGGCATTGCGCAGACTGCTAGAAATTGCGCAGCAGTTGGAAGGACTGTTCCGCCACGCCAGTACTCACGCCGCCGGTGTGGTGATCGGGGACCGGCCTCTGGTGGAACTGGTGCCGCTGTACCGAGACCCCAAGAGCGATACACTGGTCACCCAGTATAACATGAAGTTTGTTGAGCAGGCCGGTCTGGTCAAGTTCGACTTTCTGGGCCTGACCACTCTGACTATTCTGAAACGTGGTGTGGATTTTATTCGCAAGATGGGTCAGGAGGTGGATCTGGCAACCATACCCTTAAATGACGGCCCAACATACGACATGCTCAGCCGGGGGGATACGGCTGGCGTCTTCCAGTTTGAAGGCGCGGGTATGCGGGATGTTCTCAAGCAGATGCGTCCAACCCGGCTGGAAGACCTTATTGCCGCCGTGGCTCTGTATCGCCCGGGTCCCATGGCCAATATTCCCGATTACTGCCGACGGAAACATGGTGAGGCGTGGGAGCCGCCGCATGAGGAAATCCGCGATATTCTTGAAGAGACCTACGGCATTATGGTCTATCAGGAACAGGTTATGCAGATTGCCCAGAAGATGGCGGGCTACAGTCTGGGCGGGGCCGACCTGCTCCGCCGTGCCATGGGTAAAAAGATCCGTGCGGAAATGGACCACCAGCGCGAGATATTTACCAAAGGCGCGACCGGGCGCGGCATAGACCACGACAAGGCCGTAGAGGTGTTTGACCTCATGGCCAAGTTTGCGGATTACGGGTTTAACAAATCCCACGCTGCAGCTTACGCTTTTGTCTCCTACCAGACCGCGTGGATGAAGGCCAACCACCCTGTGGCCTTCCTTGCGGCATGTATGTCGCTCGCGCGGGAACGGACGGAAAAACTGGCCGCCCTGCGGCAGGAAGCGGAGCGTATGGGCATAGCCGTGCTGCCGCCAGACATTAACCGGTCGGAGGCAGATTTTTCCGTCGAGGTCATGCCCGATGGCAAATACGGCATCCGTTACGCGCTGGCGGCTATAAAAAAAGTCGGTTTCAGCGCCATGGAAGCTCTGGTGGCAACGCGGGGTGACAAACCTTTTACCGATCTGGCGGACTTCGCCACGCGGATAGACCCCAAACACATCAACCGTATGCAGGTGGAAAATCTGGCCAAGGCTGGCGCATTTGAGTGTCTGGATAAAAACCGTGCCCGTGTCTTCCATTCTGCGGATGCGCTCCTGCGTCGTGCCCATAGTCAGGCGCAGGAAGCCGCTTCTGGCCAGATTGGTCTGTTTGGCGGAGGGGGAGAGAAGGAACCCCTGCGTCTGGCCGATGGACCGGATTGGCCAGAGTTTGAAAAACTGGCGATGGAAGCAGAGGCTATCGGTTTCCATATGACAGCCCACCCGCTGGATTCCTACGGCCCGGTTCTGCGTAAGTTGGGGGTCGTCCGGTCTTCTCAACTGCTAGCTGCGGCAGAGGCTGGGGTAGGCCGTGTTAAAATTGCCGGATGCGTTGTGGACCGCAAGGAGCGTCCGACCCGCACGGGGAACAAAATGGCATGGGTACGCCTGTCCGATGCCACGGGTGGGTGTGAAGTCACCGTGTTTTCCGAAGTGCTGGGCCGTGTGCGCGAAAGTCTGGTAGCGGGGCGTGCTGTGCTGGTTACGGCTGAGCTGAAGCTGGAAGGCGAGGCCATGCGCATAACTGCATCGGATATTGTTGAACTGGAACAGGCCGCCGCCCAAGGGCAGAGCGAAATGCGGATATGGCTGGAAAAGGAAGACGCATTGCCAGCCTTGCAAACCGTGTTGAGCGAGCAGAAGGGGGGCGCAGGCCGAATTGTTCTGTTGCCCGGTGTGGCCGAAAGCTGTGATGTGGAAATCCGTCTGCGTGGGGGATACAAGGTGACGCCTCTACTTGGGCAAAAACTGCGGACACTGGTCGGTATTTCTCGCGTGGAGCAGGTCTGA
- the rpsB gene encoding 30S ribosomal protein S2, with translation MAMPDFTLRQLLEAGVHFGHHTRRWNPRMAPYLFGVRNQVHIIDLQQTVGLLDRALKAIRDVVAGGGRVLFVGTKRAAQDPIAEAARRCGQYYVNHRWLGGMLTNWKTIQGSIKRLRQIEETLEGATSGLTKKEVLELTRQRDKLERSLGGIKEMGGLPDVLFVIDTNKEKLAIEEANKLGIPVVAVLDSNSDPRGVTYPVPGNDDAIRAIGLYCDLVSASVLDGISAELGAAGHDVGAAEELPVEPALEAAPVAEAAPAAG, from the coding sequence ATGGCGATGCCCGATTTTACACTGCGCCAGCTGCTTGAAGCTGGTGTTCACTTTGGTCACCACACCCGCCGTTGGAACCCGCGCATGGCGCCGTACCTGTTCGGCGTGCGTAACCAGGTTCACATCATCGACCTTCAGCAGACCGTTGGCCTGCTTGACCGCGCCCTTAAGGCGATTCGTGATGTTGTAGCCGGTGGTGGCCGCGTTCTGTTCGTTGGCACCAAGCGTGCGGCGCAGGACCCGATTGCTGAAGCTGCTCGTCGTTGCGGCCAGTACTACGTCAACCATCGCTGGCTGGGCGGTATGCTCACCAACTGGAAGACCATTCAGGGTTCCATCAAGCGCCTGCGCCAGATCGAAGAAACGCTGGAAGGCGCAACGTCCGGTCTGACCAAGAAGGAAGTGCTGGAACTGACCCGCCAGCGCGACAAGCTGGAACGCTCCCTTGGTGGTATCAAGGAAATGGGTGGTCTGCCCGACGTGCTGTTCGTGATCGACACGAACAAGGAAAAGCTGGCTATTGAAGAAGCCAACAAGCTGGGTATCCCGGTTGTGGCGGTTCTGGACAGCAACTCCGACCCGCGCGGCGTGACCTACCCGGTCCCCGGTAACGATGACGCCATTCGCGCCATTGGCCTGTATTGCGACCTCGTCTCCGCTTCCGTGCTGGACGGTATTTCCGCCGAGCTGGGTGCAGCGGGCCATGACGTGGGTGCCGCCGAAGAACTGCCGGTTGAGCCTGCTCTTGAAGCCGCTCCGGTGGCAGAAGCAGCTCCGGCAGCAGGCTGA
- a CDS encoding RidA family protein, whose amino-acid sequence MSITRLEPEERLTGAVIHNGLVYLAGQIADDATLDAQGQMADILRQVDALLTKAGTDKSRLISVQIFLADMADMEGMNRAWDAWLDRNNKPARATVEARLADPSWKVELTGIAALPTKA is encoded by the coding sequence ATGAGCATCACCCGCCTTGAACCGGAAGAACGCCTAACCGGGGCTGTTATCCATAATGGCCTTGTTTATCTGGCTGGCCAGATTGCCGATGACGCCACATTAGATGCACAGGGGCAGATGGCGGATATTCTGCGCCAGGTCGATGCCCTTCTGACCAAAGCCGGAACAGATAAAAGCCGCCTGATTTCGGTTCAGATTTTTCTGGCCGACATGGCCGATATGGAAGGCATGAACCGGGCATGGGACGCATGGCTGGACAGGAACAACAAGCCAGCCCGCGCCACAGTGGAGGCCAGACTGGCCGACCCGTCATGGAAGGTGGAACTGACCGGCATTGCCGCCCTGCCCACCAAGGCCTAA